In the genome of Terriglobales bacterium, one region contains:
- a CDS encoding GNAT family N-acetyltransferase — MSDDFRIRAATPADLEVILHHRRAMFEDMGYRDPAALAATRSSSEPFIRQGLAEGFYRGWLAQDGAGQVVAGGGLVIHPWLGHPASPQPRRAYILNIYTEPEYRRRGLARRILQAIVDWCRAEGFAGVALHASNQGRALYEALGFTATNEMRLDLK, encoded by the coding sequence TTGAGCGACGACTTCCGCATTCGCGCCGCTACTCCCGCCGACCTGGAGGTCATCCTCCACCACCGCCGCGCCATGTTCGAGGACATGGGCTATCGCGATCCGGCCGCGCTCGCGGCCACGCGCAGCAGCAGTGAGCCCTTCATCCGGCAAGGCCTGGCGGAGGGTTTCTACCGCGGCTGGCTGGCCCAGGACGGCGCCGGGCAGGTGGTGGCGGGAGGCGGCCTGGTGATCCATCCCTGGCTCGGCCACCCCGCCAGCCCTCAGCCCCGCCGGGCCTACATCCTGAACATCTACACCGAGCCCGAGTACCGCCGCCGCGGTCTGGCGCGGCGCATCCTGCAGGCCATCGTGGACTGGTGCCGTGCGGAGGGCTTCGCGGGGGTGGCGCTACACGCCAGCAACCAGGGCCGCGCCCTCTATGAGGCCCTGGGCTTCACAGCGACCAACGAAATGCGCCTCGATCTGAAATAG
- a CDS encoding CofH family radical SAM protein produces the protein RFPQVHLHCFSASEILHFADLNGLSVEDTIKRLRAAGLDSIPGGGAEILDDEVRYKIARLKCLTEDWLTVHRTAHQLGMRTTATMMFGCGETLEHRVNHFQRIYDLQEETGGFTAFIPWSFQPKNTALGGRGWDEATAVEYLKTLAIARLFLSNFENVQSSWVTQGLKVCQMGLRFGGNDVGSVMLEENVVKAAGTSNCTTEEELRRIIRDAGFRPAQRDTLYRTLFLN, from the coding sequence AGCGTTTCCCGCAGGTGCACCTGCATTGCTTTTCGGCGTCGGAGATCCTGCACTTTGCCGACCTGAACGGCCTCTCGGTCGAGGACACCATCAAGCGCCTGCGCGCTGCCGGCCTCGATTCCATCCCCGGTGGCGGCGCCGAGATCCTCGACGACGAGGTGCGCTACAAGATCGCCCGCCTCAAGTGCCTCACCGAGGACTGGCTCACCGTCCACCGCACCGCCCACCAACTGGGCATGCGTACCACCGCCACCATGATGTTCGGCTGCGGCGAGACCCTGGAGCACCGCGTCAACCACTTCCAGCGCATCTACGACCTGCAGGAGGAGACCGGGGGCTTCACCGCCTTCATCCCCTGGAGCTTCCAGCCCAAGAACACGGCGCTCGGCGGGCGCGGCTGGGATGAGGCCACCGCGGTCGAGTACCTGAAGACCCTGGCCATCGCGCGCCTCTTCCTCTCCAACTTCGAGAACGTGCAGTCGAGCTGGGTGACGCAGGGGCTGAAGGTGTGCCAGATGGGGCTGCGCTTCGGGGGCAACGACGTGGGCTCGGTCATGCTGGAGGAGAACGTGGTCAAAGCCGCGGGCACCTCCAACTGCACCACCGAGGAGGAACTGCGGCGCATCATCCGCGACGCCGGCTTCCGCCCCGCCCAGCGCGACACCCTCTACCGCACCCTGTTCCTGAATTGA
- a CDS encoding PilZ domain-containing protein: MDERRGAPRFSLTLPMRYRPTGDAHWRNTTTKNVSASGVLFLAVEPLVPGRKLEVEILMTESSAIKASRVLATSEVVRQSSETEWLLTAVHHLQSQTQPIPEQA; encoded by the coding sequence ATGGACGAGAGGCGAGGCGCCCCCCGATTCTCGCTGACGCTGCCCATGCGCTATCGCCCCACCGGGGACGCGCACTGGCGGAATACTACGACCAAGAACGTCAGCGCCAGCGGCGTCCTGTTCCTGGCGGTCGAGCCGCTGGTTCCGGGACGCAAGCTGGAGGTCGAGATCCTGATGACGGAGTCCTCGGCGATCAAGGCCAGCCGGGTCCTGGCCACCAGCGAGGTGGTGCGGCAAAGCTCCGAGACCGAGTGGCTGCTGACTGCGGTCCACCACCTGCAGAGCCAGACCCAGCCCATCCCGGAACAGGCCTAG